One segment of Theobroma cacao cultivar B97-61/B2 chromosome 9, Criollo_cocoa_genome_V2, whole genome shotgun sequence DNA contains the following:
- the LOC18587567 gene encoding endonuclease V isoform X1: MEGVNEKENEEVEAQKHSGPSELGKWAEIQDMLKKRVITEDDFPWRLPSLQSQHQQLRYVGGVDVSVSKEDPSMACGSLVVLDLHHALRLVYQCHTVLTLDVPYVPGFLAFREAPILVHLLEKMKSTASPFYPQVLMVDGNGLLHPRGFGLASHLGVLANLPTIGIGKNLHHVDGLTRSGVKELLEAEENRTKDLITLRGSSGFIWGVAMRSTQSSLKPLFVSIGHRISLDTAIKVVKMTCKFRVPEPIRQADIRSRKHLRKHQIGRLE, translated from the exons ATGGAAGGAGTAAATGAGAAAGAGAACGAAGAAGTAGAAGCACAAAAACATTCAGGTCCGTCTGAATTGGGGAAATGGGCAGA GATTCAAGATATGCTGAAGAAGAGAGTCATTACCGAGGATGATTTCCCATGGAGATTGCCCTCTTTACAGTCACAACACCAACAACTCAGGTATGTGGGGGGAGTGGACGTCAGCGTCTCCAAGGAAGACCCATCCATGGCGTGTGGGAGCCTGGTGGTTTTGGACCTCCATCATGCTCTGCGCCTCGTCTATCAGTGCCATACTGTCCTCACCCTTGACGTTCCTTATGTCCCTGGCTTCCTTGCCTTCCGCGAG GCTCCTATTCTTGTACACCTCTTGGAGAAGATGAAAAGCACTGCTAGTCCTTTCTACCCACAG GTACTCATGGTGGATGGTAATGGATTGCTTCACCCTAGAG GTTTTGGTTTGGCCTCTCATCTAGGTGTTCTTGCTAATCTTCCAACCATTGGTATTGGAAAGAAT CTGCACCATGTTGATGGTCTGACTCGATCTGGGGTAAAAGAACTTCTCGAAGCTGAAGAAAACAGAACCAAGGACCTTATTACTTTAAGAGGCAGCTCAGGATTCATCTGGGGTGTG GCAATGAGATCAACTCAGAGTTCATTGAAGCCTTTATTTGTTTCAATTGGTCATCGAATATCACTTGATACCGCCATCAAAGTTGTGAAAATGACATGCAAATTTCGTGTGCCAGAGCCTATCAGGCAG GCTGATATAAGATCCAGAAAGCATCTTCGTAAGCATCAAATTGGAAGGTTAGAATGA
- the LOC18587567 gene encoding endonuclease V isoform X2, which yields MLKKRVITEDDFPWRLPSLQSQHQQLRYVGGVDVSVSKEDPSMACGSLVVLDLHHALRLVYQCHTVLTLDVPYVPGFLAFREAPILVHLLEKMKSTASPFYPQVLMVDGNGLLHPRGFGLASHLGVLANLPTIGIGKNLHHVDGLTRSGVKELLEAEENRTKDLITLRGSSGFIWGVAMRSTQSSLKPLFVSIGHRISLDTAIKVVKMTCKFRVPEPIRQADIRSRKHLRKHQIGRLE from the exons ATGCTGAAGAAGAGAGTCATTACCGAGGATGATTTCCCATGGAGATTGCCCTCTTTACAGTCACAACACCAACAACTCAGGTATGTGGGGGGAGTGGACGTCAGCGTCTCCAAGGAAGACCCATCCATGGCGTGTGGGAGCCTGGTGGTTTTGGACCTCCATCATGCTCTGCGCCTCGTCTATCAGTGCCATACTGTCCTCACCCTTGACGTTCCTTATGTCCCTGGCTTCCTTGCCTTCCGCGAG GCTCCTATTCTTGTACACCTCTTGGAGAAGATGAAAAGCACTGCTAGTCCTTTCTACCCACAG GTACTCATGGTGGATGGTAATGGATTGCTTCACCCTAGAG GTTTTGGTTTGGCCTCTCATCTAGGTGTTCTTGCTAATCTTCCAACCATTGGTATTGGAAAGAAT CTGCACCATGTTGATGGTCTGACTCGATCTGGGGTAAAAGAACTTCTCGAAGCTGAAGAAAACAGAACCAAGGACCTTATTACTTTAAGAGGCAGCTCAGGATTCATCTGGGGTGTG GCAATGAGATCAACTCAGAGTTCATTGAAGCCTTTATTTGTTTCAATTGGTCATCGAATATCACTTGATACCGCCATCAAAGTTGTGAAAATGACATGCAAATTTCGTGTGCCAGAGCCTATCAGGCAG GCTGATATAAGATCCAGAAAGCATCTTCGTAAGCATCAAATTGGAAGGTTAGAATGA
- the LOC18587568 gene encoding glucan endo-1,3-beta-glucosidase 5 isoform X1 — MQRYEERHQELAIFDLLLSILILMASHESLGFGGLLVLLLHMALSISPASGIGVNWGTQSTHPLPPSTIVRMLKDIGFQKVKLFDADATTLKALGKSGIQVMVGIPNDLLPTLANSVQAAQDWVAQNVSSHVSSNAVDIRYVAVGNEPFLGAYNGSYIGLTLPALENVQSALIKAGLAGQVKVTVPLNADVYQSSTNLPSHGDFRSDIRQPMLQIVKFLNDNGAPFTVNIYPFISLHNDANFPIDFAFFDGSSSAINDGDRVYENVFDANHDTLVWALQKNGYGNLSIIVGEIGWPTDGDKNANPKYAQQFNQGFMSRVIAGKGTPMRSGPVDAYLFSLIDEDAKSIQPGNFERHWGLFYFDGQPKYPLRLGTTSSNGLVPATDVRYMAKKWCVMSPSANLDDPQVGPSVSYACSHADCTSLGYATSCANLDPRGNISYAFNNYYQIFNQLDSACMFPNNLSVVTDIDPSVGDCRFSIMIQSLPAAQGTASSLRLNVLVFVSLLVFTLS, encoded by the exons ATGCAAAGATATGAAGAAAGGCATCAGGAATTGGCTATTTTTGATTTATTACTATCTATACTAATACTG ATGGCCTCGCACGAAAGTTTGGGTTTTGGGGGGCTTCTTGTGCTTCTTCTTCATATGGCTTTGTCGATCAGTCCAGCCAGTGGAATTGGGGTGAACTGGGGAACCCAATCAACGCACCCTCTGCCTCCCTCAACCATCGTACGGATGCTCAAAGATATTGGCTTTCAAAAGGTTAAGCTTTTCGACGCCGATGCTACTACTTTGAAAGCTCTTGGCAAATCCGGAATTCAGGTGATGGTGGGGATTCCCAATGACTTGCTCCCTACTCTTGCCAACAGTGTTCAAGCCGCTCAAGATTGGGTTGCTCAGAATGTCTCTTCCCACGTCTCTTCCAACGCTGTCGACATCAG GTATGTCGCAGTTGGAAATGAACCATTCCTTGGAGCATATAATGGAAGCTACATTGGGCTTACGCTGCCTGCACTTGAGAATGTTCAGTCAGCTCTAATAAAGGCTGGCTTGGCCGGTCAAGTGAAGGTAACGGTGCCACTTAATGCTGATGTGTATCAGAGTTCAACAAATCTTCCTTCTCATGGCGATTTCCGGTCAGATATCCGCCAACCCATGCTTCaaattgttaagtttttgAATGACAACGGAGCCCCCTTTACCGTAAACATATACCCGTTTATAAGCCTTCATAACGATGCCAATTTCCCCATTGACTTTGCCTTCTTTGATGGCTCCTCATCTGCAATTAACGATGGCGACAGAGTGTATGAGAACGTGTTCGATGCCAACCACGACACACTTGTATGGGCCTTGCAGAAAAATGGATATGGGAACTTGTCCATAATCGTCGGAGAAATTGGTTGGCCTACTGACGGGGACAAAAATGCAAATCCGAAGTACGCACAGCAGTTCAACCAAGGGTTTATGTCCCGCGTCATAGCTGGAAAGGGGACCCCAATGAGATCAGGCCCTGTGGATGCATACCTATTTAGCCTCATAGATGAAGATGCCAAAAGCATTCAGCCAGGTAACTTTGAGCGTCACTGGGGCTTATTTTACTTTGACGGGCAACCCAAGTACCCGCTCAGGCTGGGAACGACGAGCTCAAATGGTTTGGTGCCAGCTACGGATGTACGTTATATGGCCAAGAAATGGTGTGTTATGTCGCCATCGGCAAACCTTGATGACCCACAGGTGGGACCAAGTGTGAGTTATGCTTGCTCACATGCTGATTGCACCAGTCTTGGGTATGCTACTTCCTGTGCAAATTTGGACCCTCGTGGGAACATCTCCTATGCATTTAACAATTACTACCAGATTTTTAATCAGCTTGATAGTGCCTGCATGTTCCCAAACAACCTTTCTGTTGTCACAGACATTGACCCATCTGTTGGAGATTGCAGGTTTAGTATCATGATTCAAAGTCTGCCAGCAGCTCAAGGAACAGCCAGCTCTTTAAGACTGAATGTCCTAGTGTTTGTATCCCTACTTGTATTTACACTTTCGTGA
- the LOC18587568 gene encoding glucan endo-1,3-beta-glucosidase 5 isoform X3 — protein sequence MQRYEERHQELAIFDLLLSILILMASHESLGFGGLLVLLLHMALSISPASGIGVNWGTQSTHPLPPSTIVRMLKDIGFQKVKLFDADATTLKALGKSGIQVMVGIPNDLLPTLANSVQAAQDWVAQNVSSHVSSNAVDIRYVAVGNEPFLGAYNGSYIGLTLPALENVQSALIKAGLAGQVKVTVPLNADVYQSSTNLPSHGDFRSDIRQPMLQIVKFLNDNGAPFTVNIYPFISLHNDANFPIDFAFFDGSSSAINDGDRVYENVFDANHDTLVWALQKNGYGNLSIIVGEIGWPTDGDKNANPKYAQQFNQGFMSRVIAGKGTPMRSGPVDAYLFSLIDEDAKSIQPGNFERHWGLFYFDGQPKYPLRLGTTSSNGLVPATDVRYMAKKWCVMSPSANLDDPQVGPSVSYACSHADCTSLGFSIMIQSLPAAQGTASSLRLNVLVFVSLLVFTLS from the exons ATGCAAAGATATGAAGAAAGGCATCAGGAATTGGCTATTTTTGATTTATTACTATCTATACTAATACTG ATGGCCTCGCACGAAAGTTTGGGTTTTGGGGGGCTTCTTGTGCTTCTTCTTCATATGGCTTTGTCGATCAGTCCAGCCAGTGGAATTGGGGTGAACTGGGGAACCCAATCAACGCACCCTCTGCCTCCCTCAACCATCGTACGGATGCTCAAAGATATTGGCTTTCAAAAGGTTAAGCTTTTCGACGCCGATGCTACTACTTTGAAAGCTCTTGGCAAATCCGGAATTCAGGTGATGGTGGGGATTCCCAATGACTTGCTCCCTACTCTTGCCAACAGTGTTCAAGCCGCTCAAGATTGGGTTGCTCAGAATGTCTCTTCCCACGTCTCTTCCAACGCTGTCGACATCAG GTATGTCGCAGTTGGAAATGAACCATTCCTTGGAGCATATAATGGAAGCTACATTGGGCTTACGCTGCCTGCACTTGAGAATGTTCAGTCAGCTCTAATAAAGGCTGGCTTGGCCGGTCAAGTGAAGGTAACGGTGCCACTTAATGCTGATGTGTATCAGAGTTCAACAAATCTTCCTTCTCATGGCGATTTCCGGTCAGATATCCGCCAACCCATGCTTCaaattgttaagtttttgAATGACAACGGAGCCCCCTTTACCGTAAACATATACCCGTTTATAAGCCTTCATAACGATGCCAATTTCCCCATTGACTTTGCCTTCTTTGATGGCTCCTCATCTGCAATTAACGATGGCGACAGAGTGTATGAGAACGTGTTCGATGCCAACCACGACACACTTGTATGGGCCTTGCAGAAAAATGGATATGGGAACTTGTCCATAATCGTCGGAGAAATTGGTTGGCCTACTGACGGGGACAAAAATGCAAATCCGAAGTACGCACAGCAGTTCAACCAAGGGTTTATGTCCCGCGTCATAGCTGGAAAGGGGACCCCAATGAGATCAGGCCCTGTGGATGCATACCTATTTAGCCTCATAGATGAAGATGCCAAAAGCATTCAGCCAGGTAACTTTGAGCGTCACTGGGGCTTATTTTACTTTGACGGGCAACCCAAGTACCCGCTCAGGCTGGGAACGACGAGCTCAAATGGTTTGGTGCCAGCTACGGATGTACGTTATATGGCCAAGAAATGGTGTGTTATGTCGCCATCGGCAAACCTTGATGACCCACAGGTGGGACCAAGTGTGAGTTATGCTTGCTCACATGCTGATTGCACCAGTCTTGG GTTTAGTATCATGATTCAAAGTCTGCCAGCAGCTCAAGGAACAGCCAGCTCTTTAAGACTGAATGTCCTAGTGTTTGTATCCCTACTTGTATTTACACTTTCGTGA
- the LOC18587568 gene encoding glucan endo-1,3-beta-glucosidase 5 isoform X2, producing MASHESLGFGGLLVLLLHMALSISPASGIGVNWGTQSTHPLPPSTIVRMLKDIGFQKVKLFDADATTLKALGKSGIQVMVGIPNDLLPTLANSVQAAQDWVAQNVSSHVSSNAVDIRYVAVGNEPFLGAYNGSYIGLTLPALENVQSALIKAGLAGQVKVTVPLNADVYQSSTNLPSHGDFRSDIRQPMLQIVKFLNDNGAPFTVNIYPFISLHNDANFPIDFAFFDGSSSAINDGDRVYENVFDANHDTLVWALQKNGYGNLSIIVGEIGWPTDGDKNANPKYAQQFNQGFMSRVIAGKGTPMRSGPVDAYLFSLIDEDAKSIQPGNFERHWGLFYFDGQPKYPLRLGTTSSNGLVPATDVRYMAKKWCVMSPSANLDDPQVGPSVSYACSHADCTSLGYATSCANLDPRGNISYAFNNYYQIFNQLDSACMFPNNLSVVTDIDPSVGDCRFSIMIQSLPAAQGTASSLRLNVLVFVSLLVFTLS from the exons ATGGCCTCGCACGAAAGTTTGGGTTTTGGGGGGCTTCTTGTGCTTCTTCTTCATATGGCTTTGTCGATCAGTCCAGCCAGTGGAATTGGGGTGAACTGGGGAACCCAATCAACGCACCCTCTGCCTCCCTCAACCATCGTACGGATGCTCAAAGATATTGGCTTTCAAAAGGTTAAGCTTTTCGACGCCGATGCTACTACTTTGAAAGCTCTTGGCAAATCCGGAATTCAGGTGATGGTGGGGATTCCCAATGACTTGCTCCCTACTCTTGCCAACAGTGTTCAAGCCGCTCAAGATTGGGTTGCTCAGAATGTCTCTTCCCACGTCTCTTCCAACGCTGTCGACATCAG GTATGTCGCAGTTGGAAATGAACCATTCCTTGGAGCATATAATGGAAGCTACATTGGGCTTACGCTGCCTGCACTTGAGAATGTTCAGTCAGCTCTAATAAAGGCTGGCTTGGCCGGTCAAGTGAAGGTAACGGTGCCACTTAATGCTGATGTGTATCAGAGTTCAACAAATCTTCCTTCTCATGGCGATTTCCGGTCAGATATCCGCCAACCCATGCTTCaaattgttaagtttttgAATGACAACGGAGCCCCCTTTACCGTAAACATATACCCGTTTATAAGCCTTCATAACGATGCCAATTTCCCCATTGACTTTGCCTTCTTTGATGGCTCCTCATCTGCAATTAACGATGGCGACAGAGTGTATGAGAACGTGTTCGATGCCAACCACGACACACTTGTATGGGCCTTGCAGAAAAATGGATATGGGAACTTGTCCATAATCGTCGGAGAAATTGGTTGGCCTACTGACGGGGACAAAAATGCAAATCCGAAGTACGCACAGCAGTTCAACCAAGGGTTTATGTCCCGCGTCATAGCTGGAAAGGGGACCCCAATGAGATCAGGCCCTGTGGATGCATACCTATTTAGCCTCATAGATGAAGATGCCAAAAGCATTCAGCCAGGTAACTTTGAGCGTCACTGGGGCTTATTTTACTTTGACGGGCAACCCAAGTACCCGCTCAGGCTGGGAACGACGAGCTCAAATGGTTTGGTGCCAGCTACGGATGTACGTTATATGGCCAAGAAATGGTGTGTTATGTCGCCATCGGCAAACCTTGATGACCCACAGGTGGGACCAAGTGTGAGTTATGCTTGCTCACATGCTGATTGCACCAGTCTTGGGTATGCTACTTCCTGTGCAAATTTGGACCCTCGTGGGAACATCTCCTATGCATTTAACAATTACTACCAGATTTTTAATCAGCTTGATAGTGCCTGCATGTTCCCAAACAACCTTTCTGTTGTCACAGACATTGACCCATCTGTTGGAGATTGCAGGTTTAGTATCATGATTCAAAGTCTGCCAGCAGCTCAAGGAACAGCCAGCTCTTTAAGACTGAATGTCCTAGTGTTTGTATCCCTACTTGTATTTACACTTTCGTGA
- the LOC18587569 gene encoding uncharacterized protein LOC18587569, giving the protein MAVTIKQMALLVSFLGILSFIFGVIAENKKPAAGTPISGKDVVICKYPSDPTVVLGYLSVVFLALSGLAGYISLFYPYKGKSVPQSVLFRSTSFFVFFNIALFTCGLAATLLLWPTITEQLHLTRNVHHNLTTECPTAKTGLLGGGAFVSLDSALFWLVALMLANNAREDHFDEVEKDSKAEPGQVLSAEYHVKGGAV; this is encoded by the exons ATGGCTGTCACCATTAAGCAAATGGCCCTGCTTGTCTCCTTTCTCGGCATCTTGTCTTTCATCTTTGGAGTCATCGCTGAAAACAAGAAG CCTGCAGCTGGAACTCCAATTTCTGGAAAAGATGTGGTTATTTGCAAGTATCCATCGGATCCCACGGTGGTTCTTGGTTACCTATCGGTCGTTTTTCTGGCATTATCTGGTCTGGCTGGCTATATCTCTCTGTTTTACCCTTACAAAGGAAAATCTGTTCCGCAATCTGTTCTCTTCCGAAGCACTAGTTTCTTCGTCTTCTTCAATATTGCCTT GTTTACATGCGGCCTAGCAGCCACTCTGCTCTTATGGCCAACAATAACAGAGCAGCTTCACTTGACGCGCAATGTTCATCACAATCTCACCACAGAATGCCCTACTGCTAAGACTGGTCTCCTTGGTGGTGGTGCTTTTGTTTCACTCGATTCAGCTCTCTTCTGGTTAGTTGCCCTTATGTTGGCTAATAATGCCCGAGAGGATCACTTTGACGAAGTTGAAAAAGACAGTAAAGCTGAGCCCGGTCAGGTTCTTTCAGCTGAATACCATGTCAAAGGCGGTGCTGTGTAA
- the LOC18587570 gene encoding protein arginine N-methyltransferase 1.5 produces MPLGERGGWDKSESRYCGVETEFEDDVPRLLSSNISSGGFDFVVPPLMDPTYRPSLLEVDIDSFHVLPFAGSDLVLTPAQWSSHVVGKISSWIDLDSEDEILQRDSETTLKQEIAWAAHLSLQACLLPSPKGASCANYARCVNQIVQGLSNMQLWLRIPLLKSDDDSLDVDSDHWMDSWELWNSFRLICEHRSQLCLVLDILSTLPSANSIGRWFGEPVRAAIIHTDSFLKNARGYPCLSKRHQKLITGFFNHSVQMVISGKPVHGIPGATTGAAANHIDNNVNSMQRHPLRSYLDYVGYLYQRMEPLSEQDRIELGYRDFLQAPLQPLMDNLEAQTYETFEKDSVKYIQYQRAICKALLDRVPDGEASTLTTVLMVVGAGRGPLVRASLQAAEETGRKLKVYAVEKNPNAVVTLHSLVKLEGWENVVTIVSCDMRLWNAPEKADILVSELLGSFGDNELSPECLDGAQRFLKQDGISIPSSYTSFIQPITASKLYNDVKSHKDIVHFETAYVVKMHSIAKLAPSKPVFTFNHPDYSTKKSNQRYKKLQFVIPRDTGSAIVHGFAGYFDATLYKDVHLGIEPSMATPNMFSWFAIFFPLRKPICAQPGSPLEVHFWRCCGSTKVWYEWCVTSPCPSPIHNSNGRSYWVGL; encoded by the exons atgccTCTAGGAGAGAGAGGAGGATGGGATAAGAGCGAGTCCAGGTACTGTGGGGTGGAGACCGAGTTCGAGGATGACGTCCCTCGCCTTTTGTCTTCCAATATCTCCTCTGGTGGCTTTGATTTTGTTGTGCCACCTTTG ATGGATCCTACTTATAGACCCAGCTTGTTGGAAGTAGACATTGATAGCTTTCATGTTCTGCCATTTGCTGGGTCGGACTTAGTTTTGACTCCTGCCCAGTGGAGCAGTCACGTTGTCG GAAAAATCAGTTCATGGATTGACTTGGATTCAGAGGATGAGATCCTTCAGAGGGATTCTGAGACTACCTTGAAGCAAGAAATAGCATGGGCTGCTCATCTATCCCTACAG GCATGCCTTCTTCCTTCTCCTAAGGGAGCATCCTGTGCTAATTATGCTCGATGTGTGAATCAGATTGTGCAGGGCCTAAGCAATATGCAG CTGTGGCTAAGGATTCCACTGTTAAAAAGTGATGATGATTCACTGGATGTTGATTCTGATCATTGG ATGGATTCTTGGGAACTTTGGAATTCATTTCGACTAATCTGTGAACACCGTAGTCAACTGTGTCTTGTCCTTGATATTCT GAGTACACTACCTTCTGCAAACTCAATTGGACGGTGGTTTGGAGAGCCTGTTAGAGCAGCCATAATACATACTGAC TCTTTCCTGAAAAATGCACGAGGTTACCCATGCCTATCAAAGCGCCATCAGAAGCTAATTACTGGATTTTTTAACCATTCTGTACAG ATGGTTATTTCTGGAAAACCTGTGCATGGTATTCCTGGAGCAACTACAGGCGCAGCTGCTAATCATATTGATAACAATGTGAACA GTATGCAAAGACATCCTCTCAGGTCATATTTGGATTATGTCGGTTATCTTTATCAAAGGATGGAACCACTCTCCGAGCAAGATCGTATTGAg CTTGGTTATAGGGATTTTTTACAGGCTCCATTGCAA CCTCTGATGGATAATCTGGAGGCTCAGACCTATGAAACGTTTGAGAAAGACTCGGTGAAATATATACAG TATCAAAGGGCAATCTGTAAAGCATTACTGGACAGGGTCCCTGATGGGGAAGCATCAACATTAACCACT GTGTTGATGGTTGTGGGAGCAGGACGAGGACCCCTTGTGAGGGCATCATTACAG GCAGCTGAGGAAACTGGACGCAAGCTTAAAGTTTATGCTGTGGAAAAAAATCCAAATGCTGTGGTCACGCTTCAT aGTTTGGTTAAACTGGAAGGGTGGGAAAATGTTGTTACCATAGTGTCTTGTGATATGCGTCTTTGGAATGCTCCTGAAAAAGCTGACATCCTG GTCAGTGAATTGCTGGGATCTTTTGGTGATAATGAGCTGTCTCCTGAGTGTCTTGATGGAGCCCAACGGTTTTTGAAGCAAGATGGAATCTCAATACCCTCATC GTACACAAGTTTCATCCAACCAATCACTGCTTCGAAGCTATATAATGAT GTGAAGTCACATAAAGATATTGTCCACTTTGAAACTGCTTATGTCGTCAAAATGCACAGTATTGCCAAGCTTGCTCCTTCAAAACCT GTATTTACATTTAATCATCCAGATTACTCAACTAAGAAAAGCAATCAACGTTACAAAAAGCTTCAGTTTGTAATACCACGAGACACTGGATCAGCCATTGTACATG GATTTGCTGGCTACTTTGATGCAACACTCTACAAAGATGTACATCTTGGTATTGAACCATCAATGGCCACGCCAAACATGTTCAGCTG GTTTGCAATATTTTTCCCACTAAGGAAACCAATATGCGCACAGCCTGGTTCCCCGCTAGAAGTACATTTTTGGCGTTGTTGTGGTTCTACCAAG GTTTGGTATGAATGGTGTGTGACGTCTCCTTGCCCATCGCCTATTCACAACAGCAATGGTCGGTCGTACTGGGTGGGCCTTTAG
- the LOC18587571 gene encoding uncharacterized protein LOC18587571 isoform X1, producing MMATVTASNTASGWTLSSSSRLLRNATLPVQLHLHQVQASHIVASANAKQANLSASRIQRVELPVYDDTSKGRQAYHISHFLSHPSGIQAILNTSALQNFQYLDTNAYRCTLPKLAFFNFEATPVLDLRVIPTKEDCTVELFSCKFKGSKVVERQNDYFSASMINHITWDTDISEPFLEVNVKLNLSLEIYTRPFTSLPISAVERPGNLMMQALVDGLVPSLLQQLVQDYNNWVHQQLQNS from the exons ATGATGGCTACGGTAACTGCGAGCAATACCGCAAGTGGATGGACCTTGAGCAGCAGCAGCAGGTT ACTCAGGAACGCTACTCTCCCCGTCCAACTACACCTGCATCAAGTTCAAGCCAGTCATATTGTAGCCTCCGCTAATGCAAAGCAAGCGAATTTGTCTGCCTCAAGGATCCAAAGAGTTGAGCTTCCGGTTTATGATGACACTTCCAAGGGCCGCCAAGCTTATCATATTAGCCACTTTTTAAGCCACCCATCTGGGATCCAAGCAATATTAAACACTAGTGCCTTGCAAAACTTTCAGTATCTTGACACCAATGCATACAG GTGCACACTTCCAAAACTTGCCTTCTTCAACTTTGAAGCAACACCTGTACTTGACTTGCGAGTGATCCCCACAAAAGAAGATTGCACTGTGGAGTTATTTTCTTGCAAG TTCAAGGGTTCAAAAGTTGTGGAACgccaaaatgactatttttcAG CTTCTATGATAAATCATATTACTTGGGACACAGATATTTCTGAACCATTTTTGGAGGTTAATGTCAAGTTGAATCTAAGTCTTGAG ATTTACACACGACCATTTACTTCACTGCCAATTTCAGCTGTTGAGCGTCCAGGAAATCT AATGATGCAGGCTCTCGTGGATGGACTTGTTCCTTCGCTTCTTCAGCAGCTAGTGCAAGATTACAACAACTGGGTTCATCAGCAACTTCAAAATTCTTGA
- the LOC18587571 gene encoding uncharacterized protein LOC18587571 isoform X2 has product MMATVTASNTASGWTLSSSSRLRNATLPVQLHLHQVQASHIVASANAKQANLSASRIQRVELPVYDDTSKGRQAYHISHFLSHPSGIQAILNTSALQNFQYLDTNAYRCTLPKLAFFNFEATPVLDLRVIPTKEDCTVELFSCKFKGSKVVERQNDYFSASMINHITWDTDISEPFLEVNVKLNLSLEIYTRPFTSLPISAVERPGNLMMQALVDGLVPSLLQQLVQDYNNWVHQQLQNS; this is encoded by the exons ATGATGGCTACGGTAACTGCGAGCAATACCGCAAGTGGATGGACCTTGAGCAGCAGCAGCAG ACTCAGGAACGCTACTCTCCCCGTCCAACTACACCTGCATCAAGTTCAAGCCAGTCATATTGTAGCCTCCGCTAATGCAAAGCAAGCGAATTTGTCTGCCTCAAGGATCCAAAGAGTTGAGCTTCCGGTTTATGATGACACTTCCAAGGGCCGCCAAGCTTATCATATTAGCCACTTTTTAAGCCACCCATCTGGGATCCAAGCAATATTAAACACTAGTGCCTTGCAAAACTTTCAGTATCTTGACACCAATGCATACAG GTGCACACTTCCAAAACTTGCCTTCTTCAACTTTGAAGCAACACCTGTACTTGACTTGCGAGTGATCCCCACAAAAGAAGATTGCACTGTGGAGTTATTTTCTTGCAAG TTCAAGGGTTCAAAAGTTGTGGAACgccaaaatgactatttttcAG CTTCTATGATAAATCATATTACTTGGGACACAGATATTTCTGAACCATTTTTGGAGGTTAATGTCAAGTTGAATCTAAGTCTTGAG ATTTACACACGACCATTTACTTCACTGCCAATTTCAGCTGTTGAGCGTCCAGGAAATCT AATGATGCAGGCTCTCGTGGATGGACTTGTTCCTTCGCTTCTTCAGCAGCTAGTGCAAGATTACAACAACTGGGTTCATCAGCAACTTCAAAATTCTTGA